Within Metabacillus schmidteae, the genomic segment CTATAAGGAGGCAAATTTTATGAAACAAGTAGAGCATGCAAATACAAATATTGAGCCCATCTATCGAAAGAAAAGAAGAAGTAAATTGACTAAAATGGAAGCATCATACCATCTCATGCTGTTGCCCGGGATGATCTTTCTGTTCATTTTTAGTTATATCCCCATGTTTGGGATCATCATGGCCTTTCAAGATTATATTCCAGCAAAGGGAATGCTGGGTTCTGAATTTGTTGGATTTGAACATTTTATTTATATGTTTTCATTACCTGATATCGGTCAAATCTTTTCAAATACACTTATCATCGCACTTGGAAAAATAGTGTTAGGAACCATAATGGCAATTGTATTCTCCATTTTATTAAATGAAGTTAGACTTAAGCTGTTAAAAAAATCGATACAAACAGTTGTCTATTTACCTCATTTTCTATCATGGGTTGTATTGGCATCTGTTGTGGTGAATATGTTTAACCTCGATGGAACTGTGAATCAAATTTTAACATTTCTAGGGTTTGAAAAGCTCAACTTTCTTGGAAGTAATAAGCTATTTCAACCGTTAATCATTGGGACAGATGTTTGGAAGGAATTTGGATTTAATTCCATTGTCTACTTGGCTGCAATAACAGCCATTGACCCTGGACTTCATGAAGCAGCGAGTATTGATGGGGCCAGTTGGTGGAAGCGGGTTTGGCACATAACACTTCCCGGCATGCTCCCTATAATTCTGCTATTAGCTATTCTAAGTCTTCCTAATATATTGAATGCAGGTTTTGATCAAGTTTACAATCTTTATTCACCTATGGTTTATGAAACAGGAGACATTCTTGACACCTATGTTTATAGAATTGGACTACTTGGCCGTGAATATAGCTTTGGGACAGCAGTAGGCTTATTTAAGTCATTAATAGGATTAATTTTAATATTATCTGCAAACAATGCTGCTAAAAAATACACAGATCGAAAGTTATTTTAAGGAGGTAGAGAATTGTGGTACAGAATAGAACTTTTTCAGGGCGTTTAGGAAAAGTTATCACCTATACTATCGTCATATTTTTAGGACTAATCTGTCTCCTGCCCTTATGGAATATTGTTGCTATTTCTTTTAGCAGTAGTGAGGCGGTTGCGGCAAATGCCGTAGGTTTAACACCTATCAATTTTACAACAAAGGCCTATACGATGATCATGGAGGATGGCCAATTTTGGCGCTCATTTTCTATCTCCATTCAAAGAGTGATTCTTTCACTCATTATTAATATGATATTAATTGTCTTAATGGCATACCCGCTTTCTAAGTCTAAAAGACACTTTAGAGGCAGAAACATCTATATGAATCTTATTATTTTTGCGATGTTGTTTAACGGAGGTATGATTCCTACTTATTTAGTCGTGAAAAATTTAGATCTCCTTAATACAATCTGGTCCTTGGTATTACCTGGAGCAGTCCAGATTTTCAGTATTATTTTGGTCATGAACTTCTTCATAGGTGTACCAAAATCTTTAGAAGAAGCAGCAATTATGGACGGTGCAAATCCATGGCAAATATTGATGAAGGTTTATATTCCGGTCTCCTTACCTGCACTTGCTACAGTTGCATTATTTAGTATTGTTGGAAACTGGAATGACTTTTTTTCAGGACTGATTTATATGACAAAGGTTAGTAATTACCCGTTGATGACATATATTCAGTCATTATCAATTGATATACAAGATATGTTAAAAGCAGGTGCCAATTCAAATCAACTTGAAAATATAATGGAAGTGTCAAATAGAAACTTGAACGCAGCTAAAATTGTTATTTCCACTATTCCATTATTATTAATCTATCCAATTTTACAGAAATATTTTATTACAGGTATTGTGGTTGGTTCAGTAAAGGAATAGTGATTTCCAAATGAAATTGGACAGAAACTTTTTTTGTCTAAGCTGAAAACTTTAATAACTAAATATAAAAAGCATCTACACACACAAATGGTAGGTGCTTTTTTCCTGTTAGTTTAAAAATATAGTAAAAATGGATTATATGAAAATTTTGGATATTATGGAATATATGGTTTATGATAAAACATGTAATTTATCACAAAATCTAGAGTTTGAGATTTACATATATAGTCAGGTTTGTTTGTTAACCTAATAAACAAGTACTGGAGGAAACGAGATGAGCCGGGAAAATCAGCAGGATAAATTTAAAGTGATTTCATTTGATAAAGAACAAAATCGAATGGTTGAGCTAGAACAAACGCGTGAAACATTCGCGGATGTAGGTGGGCTTGAAGAAGTGAAGAAAAGGATAAAAATGGATTTTATAATGCCAATTCAATCTCCGGAAATTTTTCAGGCATTTGGCAAGGAATTAGGTGGCGGCCTTCTATTTTATGGACCGCCCGGCTGTGGAAAAACTTTTTTAGCAAGAGCGGTTGCAGGGGAGATTAATGCCCGCTTTCTTCATTTAGACTTGCAAAATATTTTATCAAGATGGTCTGGTGAAGCGGAAAAAAACTTGCATGAATTTTTTGAAGACGCACGAAAGAGAACGCCATGTGTGCTTTTTATTGATGAGTTGGATGCACTAGGTGGCAATCGACAAAAAATGAGTGCCCATCATGACAGAATGCTTGTAAATCAACTTTTAGTGGAACTGGATGGATCCGTTTCAGAGAATGAAGGAATCTATGTAATTGGTGCAACAAATACACCATGGTATTTAGACCCTGCCCTTAGACGTCCTGGTCGCTTTGATTCATTAATGTTTCTGCCGCCGCCTCAATTTGAGGAAAGAAAAGCAATCTTAACTCTGAAAACAAATGGAAAGCCGCAACAGGATCTTCAATTGGATCTAGTTGCAAAGTATACAGACCATTTTTCAGGAGCTGATCTTGAATATTTAGTAAAAGATGCTGTTAATCTAGCGATTTCGCGATCATTTGAAACTGGAGAAATTCAGCCCCTCACAAATGAGGATTTAATGAAAGCGATGGAAAAGCGACAACCAACCACACTCGAATGGTTTGCGACAGCCAAAAGCTATGCACAGTTTAGTGATAAAAATCATGAATACCAAGATGTACTCGATTATATCTATCAATATAATTTGAAGTAGGGGACGGATATGATGTATGAAACCATACAATCACGAATAAACAAGTTTCATATGTTTGCTTCTAGAAGGATGTATGAGCAATGCCGGGAACAAGCAGAAGCATTGATTCAAATCAAACCTGAAGAACCTATTGGATATTTATTAATGGCACAGTATTCTTATTTTGTGCAAATACATGAGGATGTGCTGACATGGTGTGAAGAGGCGTTATTAAGAGGTCCAGAGGATTTAAGGGTTTTAGTAACAGTGACAGCACTTCACCAGAGCATTCAATGTGATAAAGAAAAGAGAATGGAGCTTGTAGAAA encodes:
- a CDS encoding ABC transporter permease, which codes for MEASYHLMLLPGMIFLFIFSYIPMFGIIMAFQDYIPAKGMLGSEFVGFEHFIYMFSLPDIGQIFSNTLIIALGKIVLGTIMAIVFSILLNEVRLKLLKKSIQTVVYLPHFLSWVVLASVVVNMFNLDGTVNQILTFLGFEKLNFLGSNKLFQPLIIGTDVWKEFGFNSIVYLAAITAIDPGLHEAASIDGASWWKRVWHITLPGMLPIILLLAILSLPNILNAGFDQVYNLYSPMVYETGDILDTYVYRIGLLGREYSFGTAVGLFKSLIGLILILSANNAAKKYTDRKLF
- a CDS encoding carbohydrate ABC transporter permease; amino-acid sequence: MVQNRTFSGRLGKVITYTIVIFLGLICLLPLWNIVAISFSSSEAVAANAVGLTPINFTTKAYTMIMEDGQFWRSFSISIQRVILSLIINMILIVLMAYPLSKSKRHFRGRNIYMNLIIFAMLFNGGMIPTYLVVKNLDLLNTIWSLVLPGAVQIFSIILVMNFFIGVPKSLEEAAIMDGANPWQILMKVYIPVSLPALATVALFSIVGNWNDFFSGLIYMTKVSNYPLMTYIQSLSIDIQDMLKAGANSNQLENIMEVSNRNLNAAKIVISTIPLLLIYPILQKYFITGIVVGSVKE
- a CDS encoding ATP-binding protein, with the protein product MSRENQQDKFKVISFDKEQNRMVELEQTRETFADVGGLEEVKKRIKMDFIMPIQSPEIFQAFGKELGGGLLFYGPPGCGKTFLARAVAGEINARFLHLDLQNILSRWSGEAEKNLHEFFEDARKRTPCVLFIDELDALGGNRQKMSAHHDRMLVNQLLVELDGSVSENEGIYVIGATNTPWYLDPALRRPGRFDSLMFLPPPQFEERKAILTLKTNGKPQQDLQLDLVAKYTDHFSGADLEYLVKDAVNLAISRSFETGEIQPLTNEDLMKAMEKRQPTTLEWFATAKSYAQFSDKNHEYQDVLDYIYQYNLK